The following DNA comes from Balaenoptera ricei isolate mBalRic1 chromosome 7, mBalRic1.hap2, whole genome shotgun sequence.
TTGTTCTAAGCAAATGATTTTTTCCCCATCCAGAAAACAAGATTTTGGTGAATCAGTCGCCCATGCTTGTGGTAAACAACAATGAGGTCAACCTCAGCTGCAAGTATACCTACAACCTCTTCTCGAAGGAGTTCCGGGCATCCCTTTATAAGGGAGTAGATAGTGCTGTGGAGGTCTGTGCTGTGAATGGAAATCACTCCAAGTCACTTCAGTCTACAAATAAGGAATTCAACTGCACTGTGAACTTGGGCAACGAAACAGTGACATTCTACCTCCAGGATTTGTACGTTAACCAAACGGATATTTATTTCTGCAAAATCGAGGTTCTGTATCCTCCTCCTTACATAGACAATGAGAAGAGTAATGGGACCATTATCCATGTGAAAGGTAACGCACGGCTCGACCAATGTCCACTCTCAAGTAATGGTTTTCAACCGCAGTCTTGAAAACTAGGTCATGATCAGTGGTGGGGTTGGCTAACTCCCAAAGAGGACAGACCAATGAGGAAGTCTACACCTCTTAAGCCAgtgatattttgcatattttgatTCCTCTCACATTCTCCtctaggaagaaggaaggaaatgtacTCAAGTGCCATTCCCATATCATTTAATCTAATCTATTCTATTTTTCAGAGAAACATCTTTGTCCAGCTCCCCAGTCTCCTGAGTCCTCTAAGCCATTTTGGGCACTTGTGGTGGTAAATGGAGTCCTAGCTTTCTATAGCTTGCTAGCAACAGTGGCTCTTTCTAACTGCTGGGTAAGAGAAGCAGCCTTGTTTTCATGTAACTTTTCTACTGCATATGCAATTGGACATATTCAAGAATTTTGCCTATGTGGCTTATTTTCTGTTGAAcatgtgattattttctttttccctgctaGGTTTCAGTAGGTTCTCTTTTAGCCTATCCAACTTTATCTGAGATAAAAATCTGATGTGAGTTTATGTTCCAGAAGGCACTGATTAAGTGGCCAGGCAGAGTAAGAAGCTAAACAGGTAAATAAGTGTGGGAGATAAATTAGGGTAGAAAATTACCTTTCTTCTCCCCACTTTGCAATGTCATTATGACATATAAAATAGctctaatatatacatatgtataaaaatcTAAGCGACTTGGGAATCTAAGAAACTGAAGCCAATGAATAACTTTGGTTCAGGGTCAAAAATCATGAGAAATTTGTCTACTGAAATTATGCATTCAAACCTAGCAAGGAAACTAGGTCTGTTTATCTGAGTCATATTTTTATCTCCTCTGAAGCAGTTGAATTTTGTGAGGCCAAGTATGGTGCTGTCATTATGAAACTATAATGGGAGTTAGACTTTTCTGAGCTCTTACCACTGAATTGGAGTTTACGAACTTTTGCAAATGTTCATGCAATAAACTTGGTGTGTTTTTCTCTACCTTCTTCAACGTTGAAGTTTTGGCCTAGATTTGAATGCATATTGATAACCATATCTACTGTGAGGCAGGGACctccttattttctttcctttctcttactcAGAAACTTCCAGTTCTTATGTACACAGTGTGACACTGATTCCATAttgtctttgaatttttttctagaagttagATTCATGTATGAATCATTTCTTCAACAGGATATGTATGCTTCTCAAGGATATAGGACTATTTCTCTTGACGTTCACCATCCAtctggtattaagtacatttaccTTAGTGCTTAAAGAATGCTTATGAACTGATGAATTGATAACCCCCATAGAGGCCAAACTAAGGACTTAAATGAGTATGCCTGAAGTATCATACTTATATTTAAGGCATATTCCATACATCTTAACTAATTCATACATGGATCAGTGATTTCTGGAAGCCATGCCATGTTGAAGCCATCCTATTTACTATAGCCTTGGTGCTGGGCAGGGTCGGGGTGGTGGAGGAGTAGGGCAGCCCTGGGTTCACAGTCATGCCAAGGATAGATTCAGCCTGGGATCCTTTTAAACTCTTGTCGGCCTATTGCCAAAGTTTGCCTCTCCCTTGTTCCCCAAATGCTTCTCTCGTTTTGGGAGACTAGGGGCCAGATGGATGCTTGTCAGGCTGTCTGTTGCCTAATCTGTACCTCCAACTAAATCTGTAACCACCAAAGTGGCTGCTTGTTCCTGGAAATCCTTTATATCAGATCATGAGAATTTGCCTA
Coding sequences within:
- the CD28 gene encoding LOW QUALITY PROTEIN: T-cell-specific surface glycoprotein CD28 (The sequence of the model RefSeq protein was modified relative to this genomic sequence to represent the inferred CDS: deleted 1 base in 1 codon): MCPERSKSVVVAADDESGCSGASPAHLTLGLLREEGREPWPTVSTMILRLVLALNFFPSIQVAENKILVNQSPMLVVNNNEVNLSCKYTYNLFSKEFRASLYKGVDSAVEVCAVNGNHSKSLQSTNKEFNCTVNLGNETVTFYLQDLYVNQTDIYFCKIEVLYPPPYIDNEKSNGTIIHVKEKHLCPAPQSPESSKPFWALVVVNGVLAFYSLLATVALSNCWMKSKRNRMLQSDYMNMTPRRPGPTRKHYQPYVPARDFAAYRS